The following are encoded together in the Arcobacter aquimarinus genome:
- a CDS encoding translocation/assembly module TamB domain-containing protein: MFLIHSTFVTKKIFEYASHEVPIKFSLVAGTLYSGIKIVDLNYDDMIKVEEFYIKPSLLSLLVKEIFIYDLKLNKITLEEKFLESLSSTNEENSKEFDIPFSLYVKNIEASLYNFNYEDYQIEELLVSSKNLSSDLKQTINTNLEAKIKSNLANLEAKIDLKNSNYNLNSKVDLKKELIDSFYIQATGDLNKVNFKAENKKLSIKQDNQLINIENLSLNGNYDINNSVFDIDLQTTIKKSIYEALQKDLQLKSNFTGNLKEIKFKNNIEANQLNIDKTPIKIENTSLNGDIKIDGENIDILADFNLKSNLANQKSKIEIKLNSQNLENLSIKAKTTLENLKYENYNLKPIGNITVNSSYKKDSLEINLDSKLAKFDIKSKDFKKFLFNLDIKQLNPNEFYKLDKSIKISKIEGKIKGEFDENLSLKGDLILNDSFLANAILNTKNDNLEATVKNKSFLVKIDKKENQTKIKSQIKELKDLEKELSKILDFSTLNLSGLVDVDIFIDDLNTNFEINSPKISIDKEKIEKITIKGNFLENKIFFDKLNFNIFEIYEINLQKNFILKNRASFDIDSFDGEFIFDNIIIKTSKNDKNIILNINTKDLFLAHSSYGSGFLNSDFFVDINEENKILIGGELKVEKLTVLYQAPAMSISKDKDIIIVSKNKKFIQKDTFYEDIALELSIFGNNINYNVKNIDLKASTVLYLKKAFSSDIKIYGSVQDVSGTFSELGKTYDIQNSSIYFRGLNPIDPILDIHALNKLNDVDISIVIGGTLNYPRINLHSTPIMSQKDILSYLIFGTKFSSNSQNNQSKQSQASLFLLNELSKDYAKELGLDMVYFQYDPKTQYIETHVGKNISEKSKIVLKNKSDSGQLILMRELTKLWNVELGFEQNTQSLDLIYKRRY; the protein is encoded by the coding sequence TTGTTTTTGATTCACTCTACTTTTGTAACAAAAAAAATATTTGAATATGCAAGTCATGAAGTCCCTATCAAATTTAGTTTGGTAGCTGGAACTTTGTATTCAGGTATAAAAATAGTTGATTTGAACTATGATGATATGATAAAAGTTGAAGAGTTTTATATCAAACCTAGCCTTTTATCTTTACTTGTAAAAGAGATATTTATTTATGATTTAAAATTAAATAAAATAACTTTAGAAGAGAAGTTCTTAGAATCTTTATCATCAACAAATGAAGAAAACTCTAAAGAATTTGATATTCCTTTTTCCTTATATGTTAAAAATATTGAAGCTAGTTTATATAACTTCAACTATGAAGATTACCAAATAGAGGAGCTTTTAGTAAGCTCAAAGAATTTAAGTTCTGATTTAAAACAAACTATAAATACAAATCTTGAAGCAAAAATCAAATCAAATTTAGCAAATCTTGAAGCAAAAATAGATTTAAAAAACAGCAACTATAATCTAAATTCGAAAGTTGATTTAAAAAAAGAGTTAATTGATAGTTTTTATATCCAAGCAACGGGAGATTTAAATAAAGTAAATTTTAAAGCAGAAAATAAAAAACTTTCAATAAAACAAGATAATCAACTAATAAATATTGAAAATTTATCACTAAATGGAAACTATGATATAAATAATTCAGTTTTTGATATTGATTTACAAACAACTATCAAAAAGAGTATTTATGAAGCTTTACAAAAAGATTTACAACTAAAATCAAACTTTACAGGAAATCTAAAAGAGATAAAATTTAAAAATAACATAGAAGCAAATCAACTAAATATAGATAAAACTCCTATAAAAATTGAAAATACTTCATTAAATGGAGATATAAAAATAGATGGGGAGAATATAGATATTCTTGCAGATTTTAACCTAAAATCAAACCTTGCAAATCAAAAATCAAAAATAGAGATAAAACTAAACAGTCAAAATCTAGAAAATCTTTCAATAAAAGCAAAAACAACTCTAGAAAATCTAAAATATGAAAATTATAATCTAAAGCCAATAGGAAATATAACAGTAAATAGCTCTTACAAAAAAGATAGTTTAGAGATAAATCTTGATTCAAAACTTGCTAAATTTGATATAAAAAGTAAAGATTTCAAAAAATTTCTTTTTAACTTAGATATAAAACAACTAAATCCAAATGAGTTTTATAAACTTGATAAAAGTATAAAAATCTCAAAAATAGAAGGGAAAATAAAAGGTGAATTTGATGAAAATCTGTCTTTGAAAGGTGACTTGATTTTAAATGACTCTTTTTTAGCAAATGCTATTTTAAATACTAAAAATGATAATTTAGAAGCAACTGTAAAAAACAAATCTTTTTTAGTAAAAATAGATAAAAAAGAGAATCAAACTAAAATAAAAAGCCAAATAAAAGAGTTAAAAGATTTAGAAAAAGAGTTATCAAAAATCTTAGATTTTTCTACTTTAAATCTTTCTGGTTTAGTAGATGTTGATATATTCATAGATGATTTAAACACTAATTTTGAAATAAATAGTCCAAAAATTTCTATAGATAAAGAAAAAATTGAAAAAATCACTATAAAAGGTAATTTTTTGGAAAACAAGATATTTTTTGATAAGTTAAATTTCAATATTTTTGAAATATATGAGATAAATCTACAAAAAAACTTTATTCTAAAAAATAGAGCTTCTTTTGATATAGATAGTTTTGATGGAGAGTTTATTTTTGATAATATCATAATAAAAACTTCAAAAAATGATAAAAATATAATCCTAAATATAAATACAAAAGATTTGTTTTTAGCACATAGTTCTTATGGAAGTGGATTTTTAAACTCTGATTTTTTTGTTGATATAAATGAAGAAAATAAGATTTTAATAGGTGGAGAATTAAAAGTTGAAAAATTAACCGTACTTTATCAAGCTCCTGCAATGAGTATTAGTAAAGATAAGGATATTATAATTGTTTCAAAAAATAAAAAGTTCATTCAAAAAGATACTTTTTATGAAGATATAGCACTAGAACTCTCTATATTTGGAAATAACATAAACTACAACGTAAAAAATATAGATTTAAAAGCTTCAACAGTTTTATATCTAAAAAAGGCTTTCTCATCAGATATTAAAATATATGGTTCTGTACAAGATGTATCAGGAACTTTTAGTGAACTTGGTAAAACTTACGATATACAAAATTCAAGTATATATTTTAGAGGTCTTAATCCAATTGACCCTATTTTGGATATTCATGCCTTAAATAAATTAAATGATGTTGATATCTCTATTGTTATTGGAGGAACTTTAAATTATCCTAGAATAAATCTACACTCAACTCCAATAATGAGCCAAAAAGATATTTTATCTTATTTGATTTTTGGAACTAAATTTTCATCTAATTCACAAAATAATCAAAGTAAACAATCACAAGCTTCACTATTTTTGTTAAATGAGTTATCAAAAGATTATGCAAAAGAGTTAGGACTTGATATGGTATATTTTCAATATGACCCAAAAACCCAATATATAGAAACTCATGTAGGTAAAAATATCTCAGAGAAAAGTAAAATAGTTTTAAAAAATAAATCAGATAGTGGACAACTAATCTTGATGAGAGAACTTACAAAACTTTGGAACGTTGAGTTAGGATTTGAGCAAAATACACAAAGTTTAGATTTAATTTATAAAAGAAGATATTAG
- a CDS encoding autotransporter assembly complex protein TamA — protein MFIKFLILIILSLSAFSKEIKDVNFTGEIDLVLGDFSKNNLQKVCNISYPPIYKIWQKNPTFTQYDILICSESIQEYAQSLGFYEANITYEIVEEKATLNIKKNRQIKISSIDVEDEYKNIIGLKIDSFFNASDFTNSKKNIYKYLNEQGYPKAQLDAKAYVDIDEYKVDIVYKVEKNNLQYFGKVDIENNANVDTKFLQKEIEFKKGDKYNSTLIDKTYENLYNFGIYKYIAIEQNIDTQDDIIPINIKLIQGEYRETTYGIGYDTDTKARFRAQYKNDNFLGNLKKFTIGTKINQDGFNIYNNINNPYFYFDGLSFNNDISYEDMDYQSYTQKKIEEKISLSKDFFGLSHTVGFLAENSTIESSLKEYQSGSYLLNSLFYEVVLDKRDDILNPKNGYYLSFYIENGTKALASEIDYIKTLTEMRFIKSFDKLTTSMKTKIGTLDKDLPIFKHFFAGGDYSNRGYAYQKVGLLDPDDNPYGGLSMIDNSIEFEYNVYKDLGIATFFDSTMLSLEANKFNEKFYHSYGIGARYYTPIGPLRVDFGFPLDEGGFMFHIGIGQAF, from the coding sequence ATGTTTATAAAATTTTTAATACTTATTATTTTATCTTTAAGTGCTTTTTCTAAAGAGATTAAAGATGTTAATTTTACAGGTGAGATTGATTTGGTTTTAGGAGATTTTTCTAAAAATAATCTTCAAAAGGTATGTAACATTTCATATCCTCCTATTTATAAAATTTGGCAAAAAAATCCTACTTTTACCCAATATGATATTTTGATTTGTAGTGAATCAATACAAGAATATGCTCAAAGTTTAGGGTTTTATGAAGCAAATATAACTTATGAAATAGTTGAAGAAAAAGCAACTTTAAATATAAAAAAAAATAGACAAATAAAAATATCTTCTATTGATGTAGAAGATGAATATAAAAATATAATTGGTTTAAAAATAGATAGTTTTTTTAATGCTTCAGATTTCACAAACTCAAAAAAAAATATTTATAAATATTTAAATGAACAAGGTTATCCAAAAGCACAACTTGATGCAAAAGCTTATGTGGATATAGATGAATATAAAGTTGATATAGTTTACAAAGTTGAAAAAAATAATCTTCAATATTTTGGAAAAGTAGATATTGAAAACAATGCAAATGTAGATACAAAATTTTTACAAAAAGAGATAGAATTTAAAAAAGGTGATAAATACAACTCAACTTTAATAGATAAAACCTATGAAAATTTATACAATTTTGGTATTTATAAATATATAGCAATTGAACAAAATATAGACACACAAGATGATATTATTCCAATAAATATTAAACTTATACAAGGTGAATATAGAGAGACCACTTATGGTATTGGTTATGATACAGATACAAAAGCTAGATTTAGAGCTCAATATAAAAATGATAACTTTTTAGGAAACTTAAAAAAATTCACAATCGGTACAAAAATAAATCAAGATGGCTTTAATATCTATAATAATATAAACAATCCATATTTTTATTTTGATGGTTTATCTTTTAACAATGATATTTCATACGAAGATATGGATTATCAAAGTTATACACAAAAAAAGATTGAAGAAAAGATTTCATTATCAAAAGATTTTTTTGGTTTATCTCATACAGTTGGATTTTTAGCAGAAAATTCAACAATTGAATCAAGTCTAAAAGAGTATCAAAGTGGAAGCTATCTTTTAAATTCTCTTTTTTATGAAGTTGTTTTAGATAAAAGAGATGATATTTTAAATCCAAAAAATGGATATTATCTCTCTTTTTATATAGAAAATGGAACAAAAGCACTTGCAAGTGAGATTGATTATATAAAAACATTAACTGAAATGAGATTTATAAAAAGTTTTGACAAATTAACTACTTCTATGAAAACAAAAATAGGAACACTTGATAAAGATTTACCAATTTTTAAACATTTCTTTGCAGGGGGAGATTATAGTAATAGAGGTTATGCTTATCAAAAAGTTGGACTTTTAGACCCTGATGATAATCCTTATGGAGGATTGTCTATGATTGATAATAGTATTGAGTTTGAATACAATGTTTATAAAGATTTAGGAATTGCAACTTTTTTTGATTCGACTATGTTATCTTTAGAAGCAAATAAATTTAATGAAAAGTTTTATCACTCTTATGGTATCGGAGCTAGATACTATACACCTATTGGTCCTTTAAGAGTTGATTTTGGTTTTCCTTTGGATGAGGGTGGATTTATGTTTCATATAGGTATAGGACAAGCATTTTGA
- a CDS encoding SDR family NAD(P)-dependent oxidoreductase: MQKNILITGCSSGLGLALTNYYLQKGFKVFGISRKNPNIENKDFIHICFDLSQVEKIKENLNPLLLQINSFETIFLNAGMLGKIKLLEELSIKELNEVYSLNVYANKELLDICKNLEVKNIILISSGASKNGYKGWGSYSLSKAGVNMLTNLYSNEMLNTKILAVAPGVIKTPMTDYIRFELDANIFPSAKKLNTGTVQTPNETAVKLDNLITRVNEFESGSYVDIRQI; the protein is encoded by the coding sequence TTGCAGAAAAATATTTTAATCACTGGTTGTAGTTCTGGACTTGGTTTAGCTTTGACAAATTACTATTTACAAAAAGGTTTTAAAGTCTTTGGAATAAGTAGAAAAAATCCAAATATAGAAAATAAAGATTTTATTCATATCTGTTTTGATTTGTCACAAGTTGAAAAAATAAAAGAAAATCTAAATCCTTTATTATTACAAATAAATAGCTTTGAAACTATATTTTTAAATGCTGGAATGTTAGGGAAAATCAAACTTTTAGAAGAATTAAGTATAAAAGAATTAAATGAAGTTTATAGTTTAAATGTCTATGCAAATAAAGAACTACTTGATATTTGTAAAAACTTAGAAGTAAAAAATATAATCCTAATCTCTTCAGGTGCATCAAAAAATGGCTATAAAGGTTGGGGTTCATACTCTTTATCAAAGGCAGGTGTTAATATGCTTACAAATTTATATTCAAATGAGATGTTAAATACAAAGATTTTGGCAGTTGCTCCTGGAGTTATAAAAACACCAATGACTGATTATATTAGATTTGAACTTGATGCTAATATTTTTCCATCAGCTAAGAAATTAAATACAGGCACTGTACAAACACCAAATGAAACAGCTGTAAAACTCGATAACTTAATAACTAGAGTTAATGAGTTTGAATCAGGAAGTTATGTGGATATAAGACAAATATGA
- a CDS encoding glutamine amidotransferase: protein MKNLYIVKCGSTFDSIKNEFRDFEDWIIDKLEDKNRDIYILDVQNDENLPTLKKNDVVIFTGSHSMVTNEESWSLKLESWLLNLIKDEIPLLCICYGHQLLAKTLGGVSSYHENGMEIGTVDIFLEENAKNDELFSKLENSFKAHTIHSQTVIELPKNAVRLAFNNHDKNHAFRVGSCAWGVQFHPEFDENIMDLYIDEVSKKKDLNIKELKENISKTSVSTLVLKEFERLFL from the coding sequence ATGAAAAATTTATATATTGTAAAATGTGGAAGTACCTTTGATAGCATAAAAAATGAGTTCAGAGATTTTGAAGATTGGATTATAGATAAACTTGAAGATAAAAATAGAGATATTTATATACTTGATGTTCAAAATGATGAAAATTTACCAACTCTAAAAAAGAATGATGTAGTGATTTTTACAGGTTCTCATAGTATGGTAACAAATGAAGAATCTTGGAGTTTGAAGCTTGAAAGTTGGCTTTTAAACTTGATAAAAGATGAAATTCCGCTTTTATGTATTTGTTATGGACATCAGTTATTAGCTAAAACTCTAGGAGGAGTTTCATCTTATCATGAAAATGGGATGGAAATAGGAACTGTTGATATTTTTTTAGAAGAAAATGCAAAAAATGATGAACTTTTTTCAAAATTAGAAAATAGTTTTAAAGCTCATACAATTCACTCTCAAACGGTGATTGAATTACCAAAAAATGCCGTAAGATTAGCTTTTAACAATCATGATAAAAATCATGCTTTTAGAGTTGGAAGTTGTGCTTGGGGAGTTCAGTTTCATCCTGAATTTGATGAAAATATTATGGATTTATATATAGATGAAGTCTCTAAAAAGAAAGATTTAAATATAAAAGAACTAAAAGAAAATATAAGTAAAACATCTGTTTCTACTTTGGTTTTAAAAGAGTTTGAAAGATTGTTTTTATAA
- a CDS encoding META domain-containing protein — protein MKNKIIFLGLLFSAIFFTACSTTTVENNSTKPNVSFTNTYFKALSLNGKEIEVFDREPHIKFQEDGKVFGNLGCNRFFGSFTKENNSINFQGVASTKMMCPNIKTEDAFSKVLQNTKTYEIKEENMIFFDENKKEIAKFKAIFF, from the coding sequence ATGAAAAATAAGATTATTTTTTTAGGACTTTTGTTTTCAGCTATTTTTTTCACAGCTTGTAGCACTACAACAGTTGAGAATAATTCTACAAAACCAAATGTCTCATTTACAAACACTTATTTTAAAGCTTTAAGTTTAAATGGTAAAGAAATAGAAGTTTTTGATAGAGAACCACACATCAAATTTCAAGAAGATGGAAAAGTATTTGGAAACTTAGGATGCAACAGATTCTTTGGAAGTTTCACAAAAGAAAATAATAGTATTAATTTTCAAGGTGTAGCAAGTACAAAAATGATGTGCCCAAATATCAAAACAGAAGATGCTTTTTCAAAAGTGCTTCAAAATACAAAAACTTATGAAATAAAAGAAGAAAATATGATTTTCTTTGATGAAAATAAAAAAGAAATAGCAAAATTTAAAGCAATATTTTTCTAA
- the rhuM gene encoding virulence RhuM family protein, which yields MQENISNIIVYNDGELELKVSVEQESVWLNRNQIAKLFDRDVKTIGKHINNIFIEGELIKFSVVANFATVQNEGRRDVKRDIEYYNLDVIISVGYRVKSQKGVRFRQWATSILKNYIQNGYVINGEKITNERFLSLENEVSNLKSKVENISNSLENNSLKSKQGIFYDGQIFDAYVFINDLLKLATNEIILIDNYIDETVFIIFSKYPNIKIKIYTANISKQLKLDFQKYQTQYNNIEIIEFKNSHDRFLIIDKKEIYHLGASLKDLGKKWFAFSKFDIQSFDILERVKQNRQKT from the coding sequence ATGCAAGAAAACATATCAAATATCATAGTTTACAATGATGGTGAATTGGAACTAAAAGTTTCAGTTGAACAAGAAAGTGTTTGGCTAAATAGAAATCAAATAGCCAAACTTTTTGATAGAGATGTAAAAACTATTGGTAAACATATAAACAACATCTTTATAGAAGGTGAACTTATTAAGTTTTCAGTTGTCGCAAATTTTGCGACAGTTCAAAATGAAGGTCGAAGAGATGTAAAAAGAGATATAGAATACTATAACTTAGATGTTATTATCTCTGTTGGTTATAGAGTAAAATCCCAAAAAGGTGTAAGATTCCGTCAATGGGCAACTTCAATTCTAAAAAATTATATCCAAAATGGCTATGTGATAAATGGTGAAAAAATCACAAATGAGAGATTTCTATCTTTGGAAAATGAAGTATCAAATCTAAAATCAAAAGTAGAAAATATCTCAAATTCACTTGAAAATAATAGTTTAAAATCAAAACAAGGAATATTTTACGATGGGCAAATTTTTGATGCTTATGTCTTTATCAATGATTTATTAAAACTTGCAACAAATGAAATAATCTTGATTGATAATTATATAGATGAAACTGTATTTATAATATTTTCAAAATATCCAAATATTAAAATCAAGATTTATACAGCAAATATTTCAAAACAACTAAAACTTGATTTTCAAAAATATCAAACACAATACAACAACATAGAAATTATTGAATTCAAAAACTCTCACGATAGATTTTTGATTATCGATAAAAAAGAGATTTACCATTTAGGAGCTAGTCTTAAAGACTTAGGCAAAAAATGGTTTGCATTTTCTAAGTTTGACATACAAAGTTTTGATATTTTGGAAAGAGTGAAACAAAACCGTCAAAAAACTTAA
- a CDS encoding type II toxin-antitoxin system RelE/ParE family toxin → MTLKISKLAFLEIEDAKEYYNLQKATLGDTFKSDVKKSIENIKQFPTLYPNITNNIKRCLLHRFPYSIFYAISDDTILVLSVAHQHRKPFYL, encoded by the coding sequence ATGACATTAAAAATATCTAAACTTGCATTTTTAGAAATTGAAGATGCAAAAGAGTATTACAATCTACAAAAAGCTACTTTAGGCGATACTTTTAAGAGTGATGTTAAAAAAAGTATTGAAAATATAAAACAATTTCCTACTTTGTATCCGAACATAACAAATAATATTAAAAGGTGTTTATTGCATAGATTTCCATATAGTATATTTTATGCAATTTCAGATGATACAATTTTGGTTTTATCTGTTGCACATCAGCATAGAAAACCATTTTATTTATAA
- a CDS encoding addiction module protein, whose product MGTNEIIKEAINLKPQEKYLIIESLILSLNEPNKEIEKLWIEESEKRLEEYKNGNLETLSLEEVFN is encoded by the coding sequence ATGGGAACAAATGAGATTATAAAAGAAGCTATCAATTTAAAACCTCAGGAAAAATACCTGATAATTGAAAGTTTGATTTTAAGTTTAAATGAACCAAACAAAGAGATTGAAAAACTTTGGATAGAGGAATCTGAAAAAAGATTGGAAGAATATAAAAATGGAAATTTAGAAACACTATCTTTGGAAGAAGTGTTCAATTAA
- a CDS encoding ORF6N domain-containing protein, producing MQELIINENNIKDKIHTIRNQQVILDRDLAELYHVETRRLNKQVRRNIERFPEEFMFQLPMIK from the coding sequence ATGCAAGAACTTATAATAAATGAAAACAATATAAAAGATAAAATTCATACAATAAGAAACCAACAAGTAATTTTAGATAGAGATTTAGCGGAACTTTATCATGTGGAAACACGAAGATTAAATAAACAAGTCAGAAGGAATATTGAGCGATTTCCTGAAGAATTTATGTTTCAACTTCCAATGATAAAATGA
- a CDS encoding STM4504/CBY_0614 family protein produces MIFDLFSKRQKKLRGDIPDVYTYDNVPNPLRVQIVHIWYDVLGNSNDYYSYRESVKSAYKLIVDTLCREYGLFHLPSHDKYGDRMYLNELANFLLNEKDIEKIIDVIELSFKAISVYTKDYNYLHRHNTSELIENAINELNYRFKEHGVGFQFVENEIIRIDSELLHSEAVKPALKLLNEKNYKGAQEEFLSAYEHYRHGKNKESLNDCLKAFESTMKSICDKHKWQYKSGDTAKNLIQICFDNNLIPLFWQGQFTSLRSMLESSIPTGRNKLSGHGQGTEPTIIPNYLVAYMLHMTASTLVFLTTAEKDIK; encoded by the coding sequence ATGATATTTGATTTATTTTCAAAAAGACAAAAAAAATTAAGAGGCGATATTCCTGATGTATATACATATGACAATGTCCCAAATCCCTTACGAGTTCAAATAGTACATATTTGGTATGATGTTTTAGGCAATAGTAATGATTATTATAGCTATCGTGAAAGTGTAAAATCAGCTTATAAATTAATTGTAGATACTCTTTGTCGAGAATATGGACTTTTTCATTTACCAAGTCATGATAAATATGGCGATAGAATGTATTTAAATGAATTAGCAAATTTTTTATTAAATGAAAAAGATATAGAAAAAATAATTGATGTTATAGAGTTAAGTTTTAAAGCTATTAGTGTTTATACTAAAGATTATAATTATTTACATAGACATAATACATCTGAATTAATTGAAAATGCTATAAATGAGTTAAATTATCGTTTCAAAGAGCATGGAGTTGGATTTCAATTTGTAGAAAATGAAATTATTAGAATTGATTCAGAATTACTTCATTCAGAAGCGGTAAAACCAGCCTTAAAACTTTTAAATGAAAAAAATTATAAAGGTGCACAAGAAGAATTCTTAAGTGCTTATGAGCATTATAGACATGGCAAAAATAAAGAATCTTTAAATGATTGTTTAAAAGCATTTGAAAGTACAATGAAATCAATATGTGATAAACATAAATGGCAGTATAAAAGTGGCGATACAGCAAAAAATTTAATTCAAATTTGTTTTGATAATAACCTAATTCCATTATTTTGGCAGGGACAATTTACTTCATTGAGAAGTATGTTAGAAAGTAGTATTCCAACTGGCAGAAATAAATTAAGTGGACATGGTCAAGGAACAGAACCTACAATTATTCCAAATTATTTAGTAGCTTATATGCTTCATATGACAGCTTCAACATTAGTATTTTTAACAACAGCAGAAAAAGATATTAAATAG
- a CDS encoding protein kinase domain-containing protein → MNKDDIKFIRQKDFKFLKEIGQGALGKTVLLKDEDLDVEFVCKKYKPINGVSKEQYFKNFITEIKLLHLLYHKNIVRVFNYYLYSNYFTGYIVMEFIEGLELDCYLEKYPENINNIFEQVIDGFVYLEENSILHRDIRPSNIMVDNNHNVKIIDFGFGKQQEFIHDDEKSISLNWWGGEKPDDFKTNTYNFQTEIFFIGRLFKNIINNIGCSFKYHNILNKMIELNSINRVDSFQNILRGIKEEEKNIIELFDYSEKQNYLKFAKYFSDALSSREESSKIIINANLIIKDLELLQKRTLLEEYINPVNILRIFISGSYKYRKNKQFPVYIFENFLNLFKLSSLEKQNIILYNLETRFLNIESFSDYYDDTEIPF, encoded by the coding sequence ATGAACAAAGATGATATTAAGTTTATACGACAAAAAGATTTCAAATTTTTAAAAGAAATAGGTCAAGGTGCATTAGGAAAAACTGTTTTACTAAAAGACGAAGATTTAGATGTTGAATTTGTTTGTAAAAAATATAAGCCAATCAATGGTGTATCAAAGGAACAATATTTTAAAAATTTTATAACAGAAATAAAACTTTTACATCTTCTCTATCATAAAAATATAGTAAGAGTTTTTAATTATTACTTATATTCTAATTATTTTACGGGTTATATTGTAATGGAATTTATAGAAGGGTTAGAACTAGATTGTTATCTTGAAAAATATCCTGAAAATATAAATAATATTTTTGAGCAAGTAATAGATGGATTCGTATATTTAGAAGAAAATTCAATTTTACATCGTGATATTAGACCTTCAAATATAATGGTGGATAATAATCACAATGTAAAAATAATTGATTTTGGATTTGGTAAACAACAAGAATTTATACACGATGATGAAAAAAGCATTAGCTTAAATTGGTGGGGTGGTGAAAAACCAGATGATTTTAAAACTAATACATATAACTTTCAAACAGAAATATTTTTTATTGGTAGATTATTCAAAAATATAATTAATAATATTGGCTGTTCTTTCAAATATCATAATATTTTAAATAAAATGATTGAACTAAATTCAATAAATAGAGTAGATTCTTTTCAAAATATACTAAGAGGTATAAAAGAAGAGGAAAAAAATATAATTGAATTATTTGATTATAGTGAAAAACAAAATTATTTAAAATTTGCTAAATATTTTTCTGATGCTTTATCTTCAAGAGAAGAAAGTTCAAAGATAATTATAAATGCTAATTTAATAATAAAAGATTTGGAGTTACTACAAAAAAGAACTTTACTTGAAGAGTATATTAATCCTGTAAATATTCTTCGTATTTTTATATCAGGAAGTTATAAATATAGGAAAAACAAACAATTTCCTGTTTATATTTTTGAAAATTTTTTAAATTTATTTAAACTCAGTTCTTTAGAAAAACAAAATATAATTTTATATAATTTAGAAACAAGATTTTTAAATATTGAATCTTTTTCAGATTATTATGATGATACAGAAATACCATTTTAA